TTTGGGGTTTGCACAGGTTACTATTTaagaaaatactaaattttAGGGCATTTCACTGATCTTTCCAGGGACTGGAATAAATCATAGCTATAAAGACGTGCAGCTCTTCTGATGTAACAATCATATGTGTAACTTCATGGTgtctactttttatttttaaatagtatcTTCCTGTCCTTCATAAGCATAGAGAAGTAAGtactttctttattttccttgctttaaatttaatttttatagtgTGGCTTGTCCTCAGATGGTATTGGTTTTCTGGAACTATTGAATTTCAAATAATATGACTTGCCATGAGATTTTTCTCTGATTCAGGTTGCTCCTTCTCAGTGTTCAGAGCATATAAATACAGatgttaatatttaaaaaatacaaattttaacatataaaatatatacttAGACTATAAAATACATAGAGAATATAGATATtctgtatatataaaatacatactgGCCATATATTGTACTGGgatatattttatgtatttatacataTGGTGTCTAATTGTTAGTTCCACTTTTAATCATGGGTTTTTGGATGAACCTCATTGTGTATTTTGATCTTTATCtctagagatttttttcccccctcttaaAAGAAAGCAGTGCATTAGGTAATTTGGACTTCAGTATCTTAGAAAATCTTGCAAGTAATACTAGCCAACCTTCTCTTACCTTTCTtgaatttatgtatttttagtgtttttttacTTGACTCTTTGGTATTTAACATAGCATTATATTTTTCAATGTAACTACCTAAATTCCATTCTGCATCTGAAATGGCAAGAAATAGGTCTGCATGTCTTGGATTTGGAATATATTTGAGAGTTCAAGAGTAAGGTGGTTCTAGAAATTTGTCAGCATTTATTTCTAGTCTTTTTGATGTTGAATTTTAGAGCAGAGGAGAAGTATAGGGATGTTATCTTGTATGAAAGTATAGTGCATTAAAAGACATTGGTTACTgataaaataattccagaaaACCTCATACTTGTATGTCTAGAAGATGCCCAGAAATGATAGGTGGAGCGATGCAAGGCTTTGATGCTGCAGTGGTCAGACAGTGGTACAGGTTCCCTGGTGGTGCAGTGGCCATCCATGGAGCTCTTGGGAGCATGGCTGGCCATCAGCCTGCTCAGCTTGGCCCTGAGGTGGCCCTGCCTTGAGCAGGTGGTTGCATCCTGATGGCCTCTGAGGTACCttgcagcctgagctgtgctgctttttagagatgtggtttagtggcAGCCTCGAGTTTAAGTTAACCTCTTTTCTGACCTCAGTGATTCAATGATTCTGTCTCTCTAACTGCCACTCCCCACTAACGCTTCATGCCATGCCAAGTTCCAGTGGAGCACATTCAGGTGGTCTTGAGGTTGTGAAAAGATGGAAGTCATACTGTCTCTTCCTGAAGTTCCCAAGCTGTGTGTTCATGTTGGGCTAGAaggctttttggttttctgaagCTCTCTGTGTTGTACACGCTGCATTATTTTCTGCCTGGTTTGTGGGCGTTTCCATTAGTGGTGTCTGTCTTGGGTGGTGGTGAGGGAGAGCCCTCAAGTGTGGTTTTtaaggttttggggttgggaggCTTGTTCTCTCTCCTGGGGTTTTGGTGGGACAAATTCTCCACTCACATTCCTAATGACAGGCATGCCCTCGATACTGCCAtcatttcagctgaaatagGCACTTAGTTGAGctgcctttcttcctctttcatcTTGCTTTCTACATTAGTGTCTGTACCTTAGGGACAGACTTTGCTTCCTCTTCCCTTGCTAGCCATGCATCAAAGATATCTCTTCATATCTCAGTGTCTGACAGATGTTCCTGTTCTTCTCCTATGAAAAAGCTGTTTCTTCAGAATTTCAGAGAACAATTGTGCGGTGTAATTCTGCTCTGGTATGGTGAGCTGGTGTTCCATTTCACATCTTCAGGAGCCAGCATGAATCAAAGTAGCCTTACTGGGCACCTGCTTCTTGCTGTCTCACTAACAGTGCACAGAAAATCCTTTGGAATTCTGATTGAGGAGGAGACAACTGGGACTAGGAACTGAAGTTAGCAGGAagagggaggcagcagggagtgGAAAGTTGCGGAGGAGCTAAAAATGATACGGAGCCTCCTTAAAGGTCATGGAATCCTTGCTTGCATACCTAGCAAAGCTGGAATGGCTTTAGCTTGAATAGTGTGTGGGTCATGCTGATCTTAAGCCTCTCTGGATAAAAAGCACAGATGAGAAATCTTTTTACATACCCTTTATAAGACTGGCAACATTCAGAAAGTgataatttttcccctttattttctgCAAGCTATCAATCAGAAATACTTTACATTAAAGTGTATGCATGCTTTGTTGGCAGGTTCATCTAATTACTAAAAATCAGTGCACTTACAAATCATTCAGACTTTTTAGGCATGTGAAGAACCATTATAATTAAACAAGCAATTTATGATGATGATTTTCAGCATTTTGCCCCTAAGCTCAGTGAAACAGGTATTGAAAGGAGTGGTTCTTTTTTTGGTCCAATACAACTATGCCTTAAGATTCAGAAGTGGATGTTTAGATATAttcttgttaatttttatttttttagttttatttgtgAGATAACTGTGTTTCCACTGCTaaatgctgctccagctcaTCATGGCAACTTAGGAATTCCTCACAAGTGGCGAGTCAGACCTGTTTGTCTTCTGTAAAGTGGACTTCAAGCAGGGAAGCATTTTAGACCTTTAATTGTGTCCTTTAAGAGTGTATCTCTTTCTGGGTCTATTGGCCAGGTTGTTCTTGTGTGCCGAGAtaacctgaaaattaaaattggtTCTCCTTGAGATTTTGTTTGTTGGAAAGATTTCACCCACAGTAACTGGAACGGGAGCCTAGTATTTGAAAAAACCTGATGTGTGTAAAATCTACAGGAGGGATACCTTTGGTCTCTCTGAGCAGTTCACCAGCACAGGCATGAGGCTCCATGTCATGTTTTCCAGTCTGATCCTGCACAAGTGTTTTACAGAATGGAAATTTTATCAGGTCTTTTCATCCTATTGCTCTTCTTAAGGGGATTTTTGAATGGAAAGATAAAaggcagtttaaaaaaagagatttttaccTTTGGTAACTAAATGTGTATGTTTTGCCTCTGCTTTTtattgtttggggtttctttttaaataccAGTCTCATAACAGTCTTATTTGCAGAAAGAATATCTATTGTTTTTTTACCAGATTGTCATTTCCTGATCATTCCCCCTCCAATGGAAGTTTACAGATGTTAAGAATAAAGGAGTGTGCAGTTAGAAAGACAAATGACATTGTGCTCTAACTGtattgttttctcattttctttagGCGACGGAGGAGGTCTCAAAAAACCTTGTTGCCATGAAAGAAATCTTGTATGGCACAAAtgaaaaagaaccccaaacagAAGCTGTGGCACAGCTTGCTCAGGAGCTATACAACAGTGGTCTTCTTAGCACCCTAGTAGCTGACTTGCAACTCATTGATTTTGAGGTAAGAAAGGAGGTTTGACATTTCTTATAttctgtatattaaaaaaaatctgaattcctACCACTTTAACTGATTAAGAGGTTTCAGtcttcagcttttattttgtgGTTATGACACGTCCATTAGAAAGAGAACTCACTGTTCGAAACTGCATAGAAGATTGAGCAAATATAGGATATAAAATCTGTGAATTTAGGCATATAAACAACACAGATTTGATATTGATAAGCCTCTAATCTGGCAGTACAGTTCTGTTAAAATTATGGAATAATTCTGAATTGTGTAGACAGAAGGGTTAATATCTTAGTAATCCCCTAGTGAAACCTTAACACTACAAGGTATATCTGTATGCTAGACACAAGATCTATTGATCTTGCCACATCTAGTTACTAGGAAAACTAATAGAATTATTGTAACATTTATGAATAAGtttaaatatgtaatttaaagcTGTTAGTTTTATTAATAGTCCAGTATTTCTTTTTAGAAATAAGTGATGCaacttttttgcttttccttgtcttttttcctgtttattaaagaaacaaacccaagtTTTTTATTGATAATTCAAAACAGCAATATTTACTTTTATCTAAAGGTATCTCTCTGCAAGCCTGTGTGGCATTTATCACCACATCATGTGGAATAATTTACATTCCTAGCACCATAGAGAAAAATCCTGTTTAGTTATGAGATGTTGCAGTACAGTTGGATTTTAATCTGTTCCCTGAGGTCTCACAAGAAGTGTGTGGTTGTCTAGGAAAGGAGCCAAACCTATGTATCTCACTGCATAGCCTCAACCATGAAGATCATCCCACTTAAGATTGCTTAAAAAAGGGATTGTTCATAAACAGCTTGCTTACAGTACAAACACAACAGTTTAAAGTCCTATTGTAGTTTGACATTCCAAAAACATTGgctttcttccctgttttttcttctctcccctccaCCCCACCCATAACTCCCTCTGATTTGTGTTTAATTGTAATACAGTGGTATTTTTTCCCTACCCACACAAGTGTTTATACCATACATAAAACATTCAGGTTGTTAAATAAGCAAGGAAACCTGGGAAAGCTGAGAGGGAATGCTGAAATGGGATGGCCTTTAATTGCTGAAGAAAGGAAATCATGAAACATCATCTGGATTCTGCTGACCTCTAGATTGGTATCAGCCTGGTGTTTACTCAACCCAGTTATTAGCAAAGGAAACCTTCATTATCTCCTGCTAATGAAGAATGATAACCATTTGCACAAGCTTGCTCTCATTAAGGAGAGCTGTGCTTTTTGTTCTAAGGGGACATGAAAAGATTGTGAGTTGTTTCCTGCCTGTGGCTCTTCTGCCGCTTTGTTTCCAGAGGATGTGACGGTTCCCCTTGGAGGGAGAGCAAGTCATTCACTGCTTTCTAGGCTGGACCACTTCTGCTTTTtatggctgggagctggcagacTGTCCAGCTATTGTTACCTAGAATTCATGTCAACACACCTGTGCTCCAGATGTGCTCCAGCTTCCCTGTTGTTACAAAGCCAATCAGATGTTGCCTTTGGTATTCCAAATGTTTGTGTGGGTTTACTGCATTTGAAACTATTTTTCCATTACTGATGGAAATACATATTTGATTTTCTGGTGGTTTGTGAACTTGAAGAGTGGGTctaaaattttttcttcctggtttcTACCACAGCTGGGTTATTCAGTGACAAACTAAACTTTCCTTTCAGTCTCACTCACTTCTGAAGAAGGTTTCCTTGTAGAACAGGAATAGACAGCTTATTGATAGACAGGGACTGTTCATTATAGCTCTTTAACTGTCTCAAATGTACTTGAATGTGAAGTGCTATGGTAAAAAGAGCccatagaaaagaaagaagtaaaaaccggaaaaataacaaacttgatgttttaatgaagaaaacTATAATTGTCCAGCCCTTACTTTGTGCCCAGGCCCGTTTAAAGTGTTACCCTTCCCTGGAAGCTTGCTTTCCAATAAAGCAGTCAACACAACCATCTCCTTTCCAGTCTTAACACTTATCAGTTATCTCCTTGCTGGTTTGCACTGAAAGAGATGGTATCCCTGGTGaaactgggttttttgttctgttttgagattttttaaataaagaataaaaccaaaaccaaacaattttgCCCAGGGGAGCCAAATCCTCCTGCTGAGAAGACAATACAGTGTCCCTCTCACCTCTGGCTGCTGTGACTGTTGGCACAGGGTCAGGGCCTTTTGGCAGTTGTTGGGCCATGAGGTCATTTGGCAAGGCACAAAAAAGTGACAAAACCTGGCTGTGGGATTGCAGTGTGCCATGGGcagctcagggatgggatcaTAAGGAAATGCTGTTCTTGCTGGGGACTCTGAGGCAAACACCGTGACCCAGcgcagtgctggcagagctggtgaaTGGGACTTGATGATTATATTATGTGGAGTTTGAGTAAAGCAATTCCTGCAAACACTGCTCTACTCATGGCAGAACAAAGAGTTCTGGTGTTGCTTTGGGCTGGCTTTCAATGGAATTGTAATTGAGAAAACAAGCATTTACAAGCAATCTCTTATATCCTGAAAACAACACTCCAGCAAAACTGTCCCTGGTAATTCACAAACATGCCATTTGTAAAACTCCAGTCCTCCTACGTTTtcataaacatttcatttttttttatgcaGTCTTTTTACAGTGattagaaaatggaaagaattttaaatatttgatgttgttttaaaaattcttgcGAGTTAAATATGCCCTGCATTTTACTCAAAAGCTTCCTGGTGTTACTCAGGAGATTTACAGCACAGCTAGAACTTGTCAAGAAACATTATATACATCTAGGCTTGGTGTAGAACATTTAGGGAACCTGTAGGTGGAGTTGCTTAACAGGCCTTTATTTGCAGCCGAGCTTAGTACAAGCTGGGCTGGTCTTTTTCTGGAATAGATCTGATAGCACATAATCCTGAAGGTGTCTTTGTCCAGAATGGGCAGTTAATTGCAGAAATCTGGCTTTTAAATGGTGCATGTGAAGGATAGTGAAAAGTGCTTATGTTTGTAATCACCTTTTTGTTAGATGTATGTACCAGTTTGTCATCTTCAGCGATGGTCTGACAGAGGAAATAAACAGGAGATGTGTATTTATTCAAGAAAGAACCTCTCCAGGTCCTTTTGCACTATCTGGTGCTATGCTTGtacatatttttatgtataaTTTGTGCTGAATTCCAGCATCCTGATCTTATTTATACTTCTTTTATGCATTGAAAAATGTGAGACTTGCATTTTAGGTCAGTGGATGATTTCTGTGTGTattattcattcattcatttattccACTTTCATAAATTGCAGTTGTAAGTTGGATGTTAACACTGCAGTTGGAAATGTTCTGCACACTCGTAATGGTGGCACTTTGTGTCCCTAGACAAGGGGAGAGGATAATGGAATGTTGAAGAAATACATTTCCAGGCAAGAGCACAGTTAAAAACTGTTATGCTGTTAGCAAAATTAAATATCAAATAAACCCAGGAGATTGATGCTACGTAGAAATATCTGATGAAACATCAACTGGCTTTACTTCTCAATGTAAATTCCCCATGATCTGGCTGCAGGGTGGTGTCATGTTTTGAGTGCTTTGGCATATTTGAAATGGGCATAAAGAAAGAGAATATCGAATGTGTTCAAGATCAGAGTGTGGAAGCTGCCTGAACTGCAGAACCCCCCAGTACGGCTGCACGAGGTGATGATAATGTTTAATTGTTAAGTTCCCTTTGGACTTCAATATTTTGTGTTTAACTGCTGATGTTTTTGGCAGGGCAAGAAAGATGTTGCGCAAATTTTCAACAACATTCTCAGAAGACAAATTGGTACAAGAACTCCCACAGTTGAATACATCTGCACTCAACAGAATATCTTATTCATGCTATTAAAAGGGTATGTGCACTGTGAAACATAAACACATTCTTACATGAAGTAAGGGCTTTTTAAACACATGGGGAAGCAGTGAGTTTGACATGTTTGTTCTTCCTTTGCAATATGCTTGACTTTTTCCTTGGCTTTGGGGTCTGTAATTCCTCGAAGTAAAGCAAAATGTAAGAAATAGAAAACCGGCCATCTACTTCTGGatgaaatataatgaaaattgAGAACTGTTAGTACTCTGAAATACTCTTATTGGGTTAGTAAGATGCTTTCCTTTCAGTGTACTATTTGAGCCTATTTAAACTATTCTCTTGTGAACTTACGTATCAAGAGTTGAAGGCTGTTCTTCCTTTTAACCAGAGTAATTTCCGGTTTGCTGGTCTGTCTTAGATTATCTTATTTGTAGTGATTTATATTGCTGTATCAACAAACCTGACCAAGAAAAAGAATGATTTGTGGCATACTGTGCATGCCAGACAActgtttcttcctctcctcagtAATATCTGGTGTGCTGGATATTGGAGGATGGTCATGCCATACTGAATACgtacagagctgcagctctcaaACATGAAAGCAAAAACATAATTGCTTGCATTTGTAATAACATTAATTAAGAAAGTTCTGAAAATTGCAATTCCACTGTGGTATTTTGGGACAGAAAAGCTCATCAAACAttaataaacagtttttaaaaatacaggtgTTTATAATTCTGGCTTCAGCTGCTGGGTAAGCTTGCTGTAGTTGAAGAGTTCTTCCACCTACTGGGATAACTCAAGGGTGGATGAAAGGGCCGCTCATCTCAGGGGGATACTTGCCTGTTGGTAGTGTTACTTGCCTGTAATGTCATTTAAATGTTAGAGAGACAAAAGAAGCTATTAATTGTGGCataatgcaaaagaaattattgatTCAGTgcttcttcaaaataatttacaaaagaAGCCAAAGATACTTGAGATGCAGAGAgataaaactgctttttcagcATGTTCTCATTGTAAGTGGTTGAATGAGGGCTGCAACACATTGGTGCTCACTTTTAGTCTGTGTTGCCACACTTCAGAGAGCTTTATTCTCACAGGAGTTATTGAAAGtttctatctatctatatttATAAGTCAGGATGTTTGAAACAGGCATTTAGCAACTTACATGTTACATCTGGTATCCAACTGAGACAGATTTATGTAAATTTAAACTGTGGCATGAATTGCCAAAAGTTCAGTAGATTTCAAATCTCCACGACAGGTTGAATGGGAGAGTATTCCAGGATTTAATGAaaagtatttcaattttttgtaGGGTAATATAGTTAATGCTCAGTGTGCACAATGATacttttccctgaaattttggggaatttcaaTTAGCTTCCTCTGGTTAAGGATTCTGGAGGTGTAAGACAGGAATGCATGTGAGAGGCTGTAACTGCTCCAGATGCTGGAACCCCATGATGTGCAGAGCACCCAGTGACACTGAAAAATGGTTTAATGAAAGAGGAGATCTGAATTTATCTCCAGTGTTGTTAACCCCTCGTGCTCGTAGGGAAAGTTTTGTGTAAATTGCTGTCATGTTTAAGCAAGCAGCTTTCAAGGCAAATCATTTACTGCTTTTCCAGTTGTCTGCAATCCTACCAATATGAAACAAGAAAATTGATTTTGagagcaaagaaaatatttttatttagtctTGTTTCCCAGTTGGTGAAAATCCTTTGAATTGGCCATAATTGTGACTGGCAGCTATTTCAGcagtattttgtaaaaatattttaaaatggagtTTAATGCAGGAATAAGTACCTCTAATTTTTATGGGTGTGTTTACTTGATAGTACTGAACACTATAATTAGAAATGTGGTGCTGCCGTGCTAACTTGTGAAAGTTTATAAATTTATTAAGAATCTTTTTTTAATAGGTACGAATCTCCAGAAATTGCTCTAAATTGTGGGATAATGCTTAGAGAATGCATCCGGCATGAACCACTAGCCAAAATCATCTTGTGGTCTGAACAATTCTACGATTTCTTCAGATATGTGGAAATGTCAACGTTTGACATTGCTTCTGATGCATTTGCCACGTTCAAGGTAATTCCCTCAAAGCCTTGGAATTGTTACTTCTGTGCTTCTCTGCTGTGTGAACCCACTGCTGTGTGTTTGTTCTTGGCAAAACATGCCTTGTGAGAGGGGAAGAAACTAGGTGTGATGCAGATGGGAAAGCTGGACACTGTTCTTTCTTGTTTCTCAGAATGCCAGACACACCtgtaaatgcatattttatatttgctcCCAAAAATTGTGTTCTGGAGAGTAAGCTGTATCATGCATTACCTGAATGCAGGTGTACTCCCATCGAGAGCCTTTAAATCTGTGTCTGCAACTCCTCCTGGGCTCCTCCTGAGGATATTTGATGCTGTTACTTTTTCTGGGGAAGTTTTTTGTGGCCCAGTTTTTGTGTCCCTAAACCGATCTGTTATGGGGACAATAAGCATAATATTAATCAATATTAAATGGTGGGTCTTAACCTTGGTTGTGTGTAGTTGTGTGTAGAGTATAGCCTTGATCCATAAATAGCACTCCTCAGTGATAATTTCACAGGCTGTTTCTCTGTGAATTAAAGTGACTTTTCTAAGTGATGTCAAGATCCTAAGCAGTGTTCAGATAATTGCAATCATGTCCTAAATTAGTGTGTTTAATGAAATAGCAAAATTTTGGATTAAATGTCTTATGTATGTGAGAATGTCTTTGTACTGTTTAAATCTTCTTAGTGACAGTACTGGGTTTGTGCTTTCTTACAGGATTTGCTTACAAGACACAAGTTGTTAAGTGCAGAATTCTTGGAACAACATTACGATAGGGTGAGCAGACACTTTTTCATATTTAAGAGCTGTCTGGTGCTGTGTATCTTATTTGAATAATTTGGTGGTTTTATTCCTTGTTTGGTTCtagttttggggattttcacACAATATTAAATTAGCTGAATTTAGGATTCAATTTCCATCC
This Catharus ustulatus isolate bCatUst1 chromosome 10, bCatUst1.pri.v2, whole genome shotgun sequence DNA region includes the following protein-coding sequences:
- the CAB39 gene encoding calcium-binding protein 39; translation: MPFPFGKSHKSPADIVKNLKESMAVLEKQDISDKKAEKATEEVSKNLVAMKEILYGTNEKEPQTEAVAQLAQELYNSGLLSTLVADLQLIDFEGKKDVAQIFNNILRRQIGTRTPTVEYICTQQNILFMLLKGYESPEIALNCGIMLRECIRHEPLAKIILWSEQFYDFFRYVEMSTFDIASDAFATFKDLLTRHKLLSAEFLEQHYDRFFSEYEKLLHSENYVTKRQSLKLLGELLLDRHNFTIMTKYISKPENLKLMMNLLRDKSRNIQFEAFHVFKVFVANPNKTQPILDILLKNQTKLIEFLSKFQNDRTEDEQFNDEKTYLVKQIRDLKRPAQQEA